The Pecten maximus chromosome 12, xPecMax1.1, whole genome shotgun sequence genome includes a region encoding these proteins:
- the LOC117338761 gene encoding uncharacterized protein LOC117338761 has protein sequence MSEAENVLRATASELDSVTSYQGELCERRPYDHTDFQSGTSMTDTLINGIELMSEVALNMTIINCHRRHTIFSGETQFNVHQPIRAVICEMKKLMRFARPIEPSKFRASISLEEMDRSDTILFTCRNLRRAISAINHLKHDIVTDFENFEG, from the exons ATGTCTGAAGCCGAGAATGTCCTCCGTGCAACAGCAAGTGAACTG GATAGCGTAACATCGTACCAAGGAGAGCTTTGTGAAAGAAGACCTTACGATCATACAGACTTCCAAAGTGGAACTAGCATG ACGGACACACTTATTAACGGAATTGAACTGATGTCCGAGGTAGCATTGAACATGACCATCATAAATTGTCACCGTCGCCACACTATATTCTCAGGGGAGACGCAGTTCAACGTCCACCAGCCAATACGTGCTGTCATATGTGAGATGAAAAAACTGATGCGATTTGCCAGACCGATTGAGCCTAGCAAGTTCCGAGCCAGCATTTCCTTGGAGGAGATGGACAGATCAGACACCATTCTGTTCACCTGTCGAAATCTAAGGAGAGCAATTTCTGCAATAAATCATCTTAAACATGACATTGTTACGGATTTCGAAAACTTTGAAGGCTAG
- the LOC117338762 gene encoding uncharacterized protein LOC117338762 isoform X8 has product MLTLPCIGDNVGYVLGMLTLPRIGDNLGSVLGMLTLPCIGDNLWSVLGMLTLPRIGNNLGSVLGMLTLPCIGDNLGSVLGMLTLPRIGDNLGSVLGMLTLPCIGDNLGSVLGMLTLPRIGDNLGSVLGMLTLPCIGDNLGSVLGMLTLPRIGDNLGYVLGMLTLPCIGDNLGSVLGMLTLPCIGDNLGYVLGMLTLPRIGDNLGYVLGMLTLPRIGDNLGYVLGMLTLPRIGDNLWSVLGMLTLPRIGDNLGSVLGMLTLPCIGDNLGYVLGMLTLPCIGDNLGYVLGMLTLPRIGDNLWSVLGMLTLPRIGDNLGLS; this is encoded by the exons atgttaacattaccttGTATAGGAGATAATGTGGGGTACGTCttaggtatgttaacattacctcGTATAGGAGATAATCTGGGGTCTGTCttaggtatgttaacattaccttGTATAGGAGATAATCTGTGGTCTGTCttaggtatgttaacattacctcGTATAGGAAATAATCTGGGGTCCGTCttaggtatgttaacattaccttGTATAGGAGATAATCTGGGGTCTGTCttaggtatgttaacattacctcGTATAGGAGATAATCTGGGGTCTGTCttaggtatgttaacattaccttGTATAGGAGATAATCTGGGGTCTGTCttaggtatgttaacattacctcGTATAGGAGATAATCTGGGGTCTGTCctaggtatgttaacattaccttGTATAGGAGATAACCTGGGGTCTGTCttaggtatgttaacattacctcGTATAGGAGATAATCTGGGGTACGTCttag gtatgttaacattaccttGTATAGGAGATAATCTGGGGTCTGTCctaggtatgttaacattaccttGTATAGGAGATAATCTGGGGTACGTCttaggtatgttaacattacctcGTATAGGAGATAATCTGGGGTACGTCttaggtatgttaacattacctcGTATAGGAGATAATCTGGGGTACGTCttaggtatgttaacattacctcGTATAGGAGATAATCTGTGGTCTGTCttaggtatgttaacattacctcGTATAGGAGATAATCTGGGGTCTGTCctaggtatgttaacattaccttGTATAGGAGATAATCTGGGGTACGTCttag gtatgttaacattaccttGTATAGGAGATAATCTGGGGTACGTCttaggtatgttaacattacctcGTATAGGAGATAATCTGTGGTCTGTCttaggtatgttaacattacctcGTATAGGAGATAATCTGGGTCTGTCttag
- the LOC117338762 gene encoding uncharacterized protein LOC117338762 isoform X2: MLTLPCIGDNVGYVLGMLTLPRIGDNLGSVLGMLTLPCIGDNLWSVLGMLTLPRIGNNLGSVLGMLTLPCIGDNLGSVLGMLTLPRIGDNLGSVLGMLTLPCIGDNLGSVLGMLTLPRIGDNLGSVLGMLTLPCIGDNLGSVLGMLTLPRIGDNLGYVLGMLTLPCIGDNLGSVLGMLTLPCIGDNLGYVLGMLTLPRIGDNLGYVLGMLTLPRIGDNLGYVLGMLTLPRIGDNLWSVLGMLTLPRIGDNLGSVLGMLTLPCIGDNLGYVLGMLTLPRIGDNLGSVLGMLTLPRIGDNLWSVLGMLTLPRIGDNLGYVLGMLTLPRIGDNLGSVFGMLTLPRIGDNLGYVLGMLTLPCIGDNLGYVLGMLTLPRIGDNLWSVLGMLTLPRIGDNLGLS; this comes from the exons atgttaacattaccttGTATAGGAGATAATGTGGGGTACGTCttaggtatgttaacattacctcGTATAGGAGATAATCTGGGGTCTGTCttaggtatgttaacattaccttGTATAGGAGATAATCTGTGGTCTGTCttaggtatgttaacattacctcGTATAGGAAATAATCTGGGGTCCGTCttaggtatgttaacattaccttGTATAGGAGATAATCTGGGGTCTGTCttaggtatgttaacattacctcGTATAGGAGATAATCTGGGGTCTGTCttaggtatgttaacattaccttGTATAGGAGATAATCTGGGGTCTGTCttaggtatgttaacattacctcGTATAGGAGATAATCTGGGGTCTGTCctaggtatgttaacattaccttGTATAGGAGATAACCTGGGGTCTGTCttaggtatgttaacattacctcGTATAGGAGATAATCTGGGGTACGTCttag gtatgttaacattaccttGTATAGGAGATAATCTGGGGTCTGTCctaggtatgttaacattaccttGTATAGGAGATAATCTGGGGTACGTCttaggtatgttaacattacctcGTATAGGAGATAATCTGGGGTACGTCttaggtatgttaacattacctcGTATAGGAGATAATCTGGGGTACGTCttaggtatgttaacattacctcGTATAGGAGATAATCTGTGGTCTGTCttaggtatgttaacattacctcGTATAGGAGATAATCTGGGGTCTGTCctaggtatgttaacattaccttGTATAGGAGATAATCTGGGGTACGTCttaggtatgttaacattacctcGTATAGGAGATAATCTGGGGTCTGTCttaggtatgttaacattacctcGTATAGGAGATAATCTGTGGTCTGTCttaggtatgttaacattacctcGTATAGGAGATAATCTGGGGTACGTCttaggtatgttaacattacctcGTATAGGAGATAATCTGGGGTCTGTCTTCggtatgttaacattacctcGTATAGGAGATAATCTGGGGTACGTCttag gtatgttaacattaccttGTATAGGAGATAATCTGGGGTACGTCttaggtatgttaacattacctcGTATAGGAGATAATCTGTGGTCTGTCttaggtatgttaacattacctcGTATAGGAGATAATCTGGGTCTGTCttag
- the LOC117338762 gene encoding uncharacterized protein LOC117338762 isoform X6 has protein sequence MLTLPRIGDNLGSVLGMLTLPRIGDNLWSVLGMLTLPRIGDNLWSVLGMLTLPRIGDNLGSVLGMLTLPCIGDNLGSVLGMLTLPRIGDNLWSVFGMLTLPCIGDNLGSILGMLTLPCIGDNLGSVLGMLTLPCIGDNLGYVLGMLTLPRIGDNLGYVLGMLTLPRIGDNLGYVLGMLTLPRIGDNLWSVLGMLTLPRIGDNLGSVLGMLTLPCIGDNLGYVLGMLTLPRIGDNLGSVLGMLTLPRIGDNLWSVLGMLTLPRIGDNLGYVLGMLTLPRIGDNLGSVFGMLTLPRIGDNLGYVLGMLTLLCIGDNLWSVLGMLTLPCIGDNLGYVLGMLTLPRIGDNLWSVLGMLTLPRIGDNLGLS, from the coding sequence atgttaacattacctcGTATAGGAGATAATCTGGGGTCTGTCttaggtatgttaacattacctcGTATAGGAGATAATCTGTGGTCTGTCttaggtatgttaacattacctcGTATAGGAGATAATCTGTGGTCTGTCctaggtatgttaacattacctcGTATAGGAGATAACCTGGGGTCTGTCttaggtatgttaacattaccttGTATAGGAGATAATCTGGGGTCTGTCctaggtatgttaacattacctcGTATAGGAGATAATCTGTGGTCTGTCTTCggtatgttaacattaccttGTATAGGAGATAATCTGGGGTCTATCttaggtatgttaacattaccttGTATAGGAGATAATCTGGGGTCTGTCctaggtatgttaacattaccttGTATAGGAGATAATCTGGGGTACGTCttaggtatgttaacattacctcGTATAGGAGATAATCTGGGGTACGTCttaggtatgttaacattacctcGTATAGGAGATAATCTGGGGTACGTCttaggtatgttaacattacctcGTATAGGAGATAATCTGTGGTCTGTCttaggtatgttaacattacctcGTATAGGAGATAATCTGGGGTCTGTCctaggtatgttaacattaccttGTATAGGAGATAATCTGGGGTACGTCttaggtatgttaacattacctcGTATAGGAGATAATCTGGGGTCTGTCttaggtatgttaacattacctcGTATAGGAGATAATCTGTGGTCTGTCttaggtatgttaacattacctcGTATAGGAGATAATCTGGGGTACGTCttaggtatgttaacattacctcGTATAGGAGATAATCTGGGGTCTGTCTTCggtatgttaacattacctcGTATAGGAGATAATCTGGGGTACGTCttaggtatgttaacattacTTTGTATAGGAGATAATCTGTGGTCTGTCttaggtatgttaacattaccttGTATAGGAGATAATCTGGGGTACGTCttaggtatgttaacattacctcGTATAGGAGATAATCTGTGGTCTGTCttaggtatgttaacattacctcGTATAGGAGATAATCTGGGTCTGTCttag
- the LOC117338762 gene encoding uncharacterized protein LOC117338762 isoform X4, whose protein sequence is MLTLPCIGDNVGYVLGMLTLPRIGDNLGSVLGMLTLPCIGDNLWSVLGMLTLPRIGNNLGSVLGMLTLPCIGDNLGSVLGMLTLPRIGDNLGSVLGMLTLPCIGDNLGSVLGMLTLPRIGDNLGSVLGMLTLPCIGDNLGSVLGMLTLPRIGDNLGYVLGMLTLPCIGDNLGSVLGMLTLPCIGDNLGYVLGMLTLPRIGDNLGYVLGMLTLPRIGDNLGYVLGMLTLPRIGDNLWSVLGMLTLPRIGDNLGSVLGMLTLPRIGDNLWSVLGMLTLPRIGDNLGYVLGMLTLPRIGDNLGSVFGMLTLPRIGDNLGYVLGMLTLLCIGDNLWSVLGMLTLPCIGDNLGYVLGMLTLPRIGDNLWSVLGMLTLPRIGDNLGLS, encoded by the exons atgttaacattaccttGTATAGGAGATAATGTGGGGTACGTCttaggtatgttaacattacctcGTATAGGAGATAATCTGGGGTCTGTCttaggtatgttaacattaccttGTATAGGAGATAATCTGTGGTCTGTCttaggtatgttaacattacctcGTATAGGAAATAATCTGGGGTCCGTCttaggtatgttaacattaccttGTATAGGAGATAATCTGGGGTCTGTCttaggtatgttaacattacctcGTATAGGAGATAATCTGGGGTCTGTCttaggtatgttaacattaccttGTATAGGAGATAATCTGGGGTCTGTCttaggtatgttaacattacctcGTATAGGAGATAATCTGGGGTCTGTCctaggtatgttaacattaccttGTATAGGAGATAACCTGGGGTCTGTCttaggtatgttaacattacctcGTATAGGAGATAATCTGGGGTACGTCttag gtatgttaacattaccttGTATAGGAGATAATCTGGGGTCTGTCctaggtatgttaacattaccttGTATAGGAGATAATCTGGGGTACGTCttaggtatgttaacattacctcGTATAGGAGATAATCTGGGGTACGTCttaggtatgttaacattacctcGTATAGGAGATAATCTGGGGTACGTCttaggtatgttaacattacctcGTATAGGAGATAATCTGTGGTCTGTCttag gtatgttaacattacctcGTATAGGAGATAATCTGGGGTCTGTCttaggtatgttaacattacctcGTATAGGAGATAATCTGTGGTCTGTCttaggtatgttaacattacctcGTATAGGAGATAATCTGGGGTACGTCttaggtatgttaacattacctcGTATAGGAGATAATCTGGGGTCTGTCTTCggtatgttaacattacctcGTATAGGAGATAATCTGGGGTACGTCttaggtatgttaacattacTTTGTATAGGAGATAATCTGTGGTCTGTCttaggtatgttaacattaccttGTATAGGAGATAATCTGGGGTACGTCttaggtatgttaacattacctcGTATAGGAGATAATCTGTGGTCTGTCttaggtatgttaacattacctcGTATAGGAGATAATCTGGGTCTGTCttag
- the LOC117338762 gene encoding uncharacterized protein LOC117338762 isoform X9, translating to MLTLPCIGDNVGYVLGMLTLPRIGDNLGSVLGMLTLPCIGDNLWSVLGMLTLPRIGNNLGSVLGMLTLPCIGDNLGSVLGMLTLPRIGDNLGSVLGMLTLPCIGDNLGSVLGMLTLPRIGDNLGSVLGMLTLPCIGDNLGSVLGMLTLPRIGDNLGYVLGMLTLPCIGDNLGSVLGMLTLPCIGDNLGYVLGMLTLPRIGDNLGYVLGMLTLPRIGDNLGSVFGMLTLPRIGDNLGYVLGMLTLLCIGDNLWSVLGMLTLPCIGDNLGYVLGMLTLPRIGDNLWSVLGMLTLPRIGDNLGLS from the exons atgttaacattaccttGTATAGGAGATAATGTGGGGTACGTCttaggtatgttaacattacctcGTATAGGAGATAATCTGGGGTCTGTCttaggtatgttaacattaccttGTATAGGAGATAATCTGTGGTCTGTCttaggtatgttaacattacctcGTATAGGAAATAATCTGGGGTCCGTCttaggtatgttaacattaccttGTATAGGAGATAATCTGGGGTCTGTCttaggtatgttaacattacctcGTATAGGAGATAATCTGGGGTCTGTCttaggtatgttaacattaccttGTATAGGAGATAATCTGGGGTCTGTCttaggtatgttaacattacctcGTATAGGAGATAATCTGGGGTCTGTCctaggtatgttaacattaccttGTATAGGAGATAACCTGGGGTCTGTCttaggtatgttaacattacctcGTATAGGAGATAATCTGGGGTACGTCttag gtatgttaacattaccttGTATAGGAGATAATCTGGGGTCTGTCctaggtatgttaacattaccttGTATAGGAGATAATCTGGGGTACGTCttag gtatgttaacattacctcGTATAGGAGATAATCTGGGGTACGTCttaggtatgttaacattacctcGTATAGGAGATAATCTGGGGTCTGTCTTCggtatgttaacattacctcGTATAGGAGATAATCTGGGGTACGTCttaggtatgttaacattacTTTGTATAGGAGATAATCTGTGGTCTGTCttaggtatgttaacattaccttGTATAGGAGATAATCTGGGGTACGTCttaggtatgttaacattacctcGTATAGGAGATAATCTGTGGTCTGTCttaggtatgttaacattacctcGTATAGGAGATAATCTGGGTCTGTCttag
- the LOC117338762 gene encoding uncharacterized protein LOC117338762 isoform X5 → MLTLPCIGDNVGYVLGMLTLPRIGDNLGSVLGMLTLPCIGDNLWSVLGMLTLPRIGNNLGSVLGMLTLPCIGDNLGSVLGMLTLPRIGDNLGSVLGMLTLPCIGDNLGSVLGMLTLPRIGDNLGSVLGMLTLPCIGDNLGSVLGMLTLPRIGDNLGYVLGMLTLPCIGDNLGSVLGMLTLPCIGDNLGYVLGMLTLPRIGDNLGYVLGMLTLPRIGDNLGYVLGMLTLPRIGDNLWSVLGMLTLPRIGDNLGSVLGMLTLPCIGDNLGYVLGMLTLPRIGDNLGYVLGMLTLPRIGDNLGSVFGMLTLPRIGDNLGYVLGMLTLLCIGDNLWSVLGMLTLPCIGDNLGYVLGMLTLPRIGDNLWSVLGMLTLPRIGDNLGLS, encoded by the exons atgttaacattaccttGTATAGGAGATAATGTGGGGTACGTCttaggtatgttaacattacctcGTATAGGAGATAATCTGGGGTCTGTCttaggtatgttaacattaccttGTATAGGAGATAATCTGTGGTCTGTCttaggtatgttaacattacctcGTATAGGAAATAATCTGGGGTCCGTCttaggtatgttaacattaccttGTATAGGAGATAATCTGGGGTCTGTCttaggtatgttaacattacctcGTATAGGAGATAATCTGGGGTCTGTCttaggtatgttaacattaccttGTATAGGAGATAATCTGGGGTCTGTCttaggtatgttaacattacctcGTATAGGAGATAATCTGGGGTCTGTCctaggtatgttaacattaccttGTATAGGAGATAACCTGGGGTCTGTCttaggtatgttaacattacctcGTATAGGAGATAATCTGGGGTACGTCttag gtatgttaacattaccttGTATAGGAGATAATCTGGGGTCTGTCctaggtatgttaacattaccttGTATAGGAGATAATCTGGGGTACGTCttaggtatgttaacattacctcGTATAGGAGATAATCTGGGGTACGTCttaggtatgttaacattacctcGTATAGGAGATAATCTGGGGTACGTCttaggtatgttaacattacctcGTATAGGAGATAATCTGTGGTCTGTCttaggtatgttaacattacctcGTATAGGAGATAATCTGGGGTCTGTCctaggtatgttaacattaccttGTATAGGAGATAATCTGGGGTACGTCttag gtatgttaacattacctcGTATAGGAGATAATCTGGGGTACGTCttaggtatgttaacattacctcGTATAGGAGATAATCTGGGGTCTGTCTTCggtatgttaacattacctcGTATAGGAGATAATCTGGGGTACGTCttaggtatgttaacattacTTTGTATAGGAGATAATCTGTGGTCTGTCttaggtatgttaacattaccttGTATAGGAGATAATCTGGGGTACGTCttaggtatgttaacattacctcGTATAGGAGATAATCTGTGGTCTGTCttaggtatgttaacattacctcGTATAGGAGATAATCTGGGTCTGTCttag
- the LOC117338762 gene encoding uncharacterized protein LOC117338762 isoform X7, with protein sequence MLTLPCIGDNVGYVLGMLTLPRIGDNLGSVLGMLTLPCIGDNLWSVLGMLTLPRIGNNLGSVLGMLTLPCIGDNLGSVLGMLTLPRIGDNLGSVLGMLTLPCIGDNLGSVLGMLTLPRIGDNLGSVLGMLTLPCIGDNLGSVLGMLTLPRIGDNLGYVLGMLTLPCIGDNLGSVLGMLTLPCIGDNLGYVLGMLTLPRIGDNLGSVLGMLTLPCIGDNLGYVLGMLTLPRIGDNLGSVLGMLTLPRIGDNLWSVLGMLTLPRIGDNLGYVLGMLTLPRIGDNLGSVFGMLTLPRIGDNLGYVLGMLTLLCIGDNLWSVLGMLTLPCIGDNLGYVLGMLTLPRIGDNLWSVLGMLTLPRIGDNLGLS encoded by the exons atgttaacattaccttGTATAGGAGATAATGTGGGGTACGTCttaggtatgttaacattacctcGTATAGGAGATAATCTGGGGTCTGTCttaggtatgttaacattaccttGTATAGGAGATAATCTGTGGTCTGTCttaggtatgttaacattacctcGTATAGGAAATAATCTGGGGTCCGTCttaggtatgttaacattaccttGTATAGGAGATAATCTGGGGTCTGTCttaggtatgttaacattacctcGTATAGGAGATAATCTGGGGTCTGTCttaggtatgttaacattaccttGTATAGGAGATAATCTGGGGTCTGTCttaggtatgttaacattacctcGTATAGGAGATAATCTGGGGTCTGTCctaggtatgttaacattaccttGTATAGGAGATAACCTGGGGTCTGTCttaggtatgttaacattacctcGTATAGGAGATAATCTGGGGTACGTCttag gtatgttaacattaccttGTATAGGAGATAATCTGGGGTCTGTCctaggtatgttaacattaccttGTATAGGAGATAATCTGGGGTACGTCttag gtatgttaacattacctcGTATAGGAGATAATCTGGGGTCTGTCctaggtatgttaacattaccttGTATAGGAGATAATCTGGGGTACGTCttaggtatgttaacattacctcGTATAGGAGATAATCTGGGGTCTGTCttaggtatgttaacattacctcGTATAGGAGATAATCTGTGGTCTGTCttaggtatgttaacattacctcGTATAGGAGATAATCTGGGGTACGTCttaggtatgttaacattacctcGTATAGGAGATAATCTGGGGTCTGTCTTCggtatgttaacattacctcGTATAGGAGATAATCTGGGGTACGTCttaggtatgttaacattacTTTGTATAGGAGATAATCTGTGGTCTGTCttaggtatgttaacattaccttGTATAGGAGATAATCTGGGGTACGTCttaggtatgttaacattacctcGTATAGGAGATAATCTGTGGTCTGTCttaggtatgttaacattacctcGTATAGGAGATAATCTGGGTCTGTCttag
- the LOC117338762 gene encoding uncharacterized protein LOC117338762 isoform X3, with translation MLTLPCIGDNVGYVLGMLTLPRIGDNLGSVLGMLTLPCIGDNLWSVLGMLTLPRIGNNLGSVLGMLTLPCIGDNLGSVLGMLTLPRIGDNLGSVLGMLTLPCIGDNLGSVLGMLTLPRIGDNLGSVLGMLTLPCIGDNLGSVLGMLTLPRIGDNLGYVLGMLTLPCIGDNLGSVLGMLTLPCIGDNLGYVLGMLTLPRIGDNLGYVLGMLTLPRIGDNLGYVLGMLTLPRIGDNLWSVLGMLTLPRIGDNLGSVLGMLTLPCIGDNLGYVLGMLTLPRIGDNLGSVLGMLTLPRIGDNLWSVLGMLTLPRIGDNLGSVFGMLTLPRIGDNLGYVLGMLTLLCIGDNLWSVLGMLTLPCIGDNLGYVLGMLTLPRIGDNLWSVLGMLTLPRIGDNLGLS, from the exons atgttaacattaccttGTATAGGAGATAATGTGGGGTACGTCttaggtatgttaacattacctcGTATAGGAGATAATCTGGGGTCTGTCttaggtatgttaacattaccttGTATAGGAGATAATCTGTGGTCTGTCttaggtatgttaacattacctcGTATAGGAAATAATCTGGGGTCCGTCttaggtatgttaacattaccttGTATAGGAGATAATCTGGGGTCTGTCttaggtatgttaacattacctcGTATAGGAGATAATCTGGGGTCTGTCttaggtatgttaacattaccttGTATAGGAGATAATCTGGGGTCTGTCttaggtatgttaacattacctcGTATAGGAGATAATCTGGGGTCTGTCctaggtatgttaacattaccttGTATAGGAGATAACCTGGGGTCTGTCttaggtatgttaacattacctcGTATAGGAGATAATCTGGGGTACGTCttag gtatgttaacattaccttGTATAGGAGATAATCTGGGGTCTGTCctaggtatgttaacattaccttGTATAGGAGATAATCTGGGGTACGTCttaggtatgttaacattacctcGTATAGGAGATAATCTGGGGTACGTCttaggtatgttaacattacctcGTATAGGAGATAATCTGGGGTACGTCttaggtatgttaacattacctcGTATAGGAGATAATCTGTGGTCTGTCttaggtatgttaacattacctcGTATAGGAGATAATCTGGGGTCTGTCctaggtatgttaacattaccttGTATAGGAGATAATCTGGGGTACGTCttaggtatgttaacattacctcGTATAGGAGATAATCTGGGGTCTGTCttaggtatgttaacattacctcGTATAGGAGATAATCTGTGGTCTGTCttag gtatgttaacattacctcGTATAGGAGATAATCTGGGGTCTGTCTTCggtatgttaacattacctcGTATAGGAGATAATCTGGGGTACGTCttaggtatgttaacattacTTTGTATAGGAGATAATCTGTGGTCTGTCttaggtatgttaacattaccttGTATAGGAGATAATCTGGGGTACGTCttaggtatgttaacattacctcGTATAGGAGATAATCTGTGGTCTGTCttaggtatgttaacattacctcGTATAGGAGATAATCTGGGTCTGTCttag
- the LOC117338762 gene encoding uncharacterized protein LOC117338762 isoform X1, which produces MLTLPCIGDNVGYVLGMLTLPRIGDNLGSVLGMLTLPCIGDNLWSVLGMLTLPRIGNNLGSVLGMLTLPCIGDNLGSVLGMLTLPRIGDNLGSVLGMLTLPCIGDNLGSVLGMLTLPRIGDNLGSVLGMLTLPCIGDNLGSVLGMLTLPRIGDNLGYVLGMLTLPCIGDNLGSVLGMLTLPCIGDNLGYVLGMLTLPRIGDNLGYVLGMLTLPRIGDNLGYVLGMLTLPRIGDNLWSVLGMLTLPRIGDNLGSVLGMLTLPCIGDNLGYVLGMLTLPRIGDNLGSVLGMLTLPRIGDNLWSVLGMLTLPRIGDNLGYVLGMLTLPRIGDNLGSVFGMLTLPRIGDNLGYVLGMLTLLCIGDNLWSVLGMLTLPCIGDNLGYVLGMLTLPRIGDNLWSVLGMLTLPRIGDNLGLS; this is translated from the exons atgttaacattaccttGTATAGGAGATAATGTGGGGTACGTCttaggtatgttaacattacctcGTATAGGAGATAATCTGGGGTCTGTCttaggtatgttaacattaccttGTATAGGAGATAATCTGTGGTCTGTCttaggtatgttaacattacctcGTATAGGAAATAATCTGGGGTCCGTCttaggtatgttaacattaccttGTATAGGAGATAATCTGGGGTCTGTCttaggtatgttaacattacctcGTATAGGAGATAATCTGGGGTCTGTCttaggtatgttaacattaccttGTATAGGAGATAATCTGGGGTCTGTCttaggtatgttaacattacctcGTATAGGAGATAATCTGGGGTCTGTCctaggtatgttaacattaccttGTATAGGAGATAACCTGGGGTCTGTCttaggtatgttaacattacctcGTATAGGAGATAATCTGGGGTACGTCttag gtatgttaacattaccttGTATAGGAGATAATCTGGGGTCTGTCctaggtatgttaacattaccttGTATAGGAGATAATCTGGGGTACGTCttaggtatgttaacattacctcGTATAGGAGATAATCTGGGGTACGTCttaggtatgttaacattacctcGTATAGGAGATAATCTGGGGTACGTCttaggtatgttaacattacctcGTATAGGAGATAATCTGTGGTCTGTCttaggtatgttaacattacctcGTATAGGAGATAATCTGGGGTCTGTCctaggtatgttaacattaccttGTATAGGAGATAATCTGGGGTACGTCttaggtatgttaacattacctcGTATAGGAGATAATCTGGGGTCTGTCttaggtatgttaacattacctcGTATAGGAGATAATCTGTGGTCTGTCttaggtatgttaacattacctcGTATAGGAGATAATCTGGGGTACGTCttaggtatgttaacattacctcGTATAGGAGATAATCTGGGGTCTGTCTTCggtatgttaacattacctcGTATAGGAGATAATCTGGGGTACGTCttaggtatgttaacattacTTTGTATAGGAGATAATCTGTGGTCTGTCttaggtatgttaacattaccttGTATAGGAGATAATCTGGGGTACGTCttaggtatgttaacattacctcGTATAGGAGATAATCTGTGGTCTGTCttaggtatgttaacattacctcGTATAGGAGATAATCTGGGTCTGTCttag